One Ooceraea biroi isolate clonal line C1 chromosome 6, Obir_v5.4, whole genome shotgun sequence genomic window carries:
- the LOC105284509 gene encoding vacuolar protein sorting-associated protein 8 homolog isoform X3 encodes MLVIGTSHGLILGFDLSQTLRWCDQEARHQGSVSALCFNYEGNRVLAGFVRGHVLMLDSSNGKVLRILTDVHPLDTAVLHVKFTDSPKIALCSDSGGSVFELNFTRVMGVRGCDSRCLFSGSKGEVCTLEPLLLNHLPSHPLKNYTLVAMATLSKVIVVCIRPRMRVVLSHPLTGAPTAPPQVSWQLVVIQAADGSRVIDPVLALARDNVVHFYQVYTEVGSRVKLSPLQRITLPYTISNLRWLNPRSLIVLDSQEKLHLLDVRAQDNLETLDMSRVAISYASSHFKGLSTGGNVSKAMALAGERACYNTVVVFGAQLLLLGIKSLHTICIRTWTERLQHLIMQKRFPEALALGLSFYQDKGKAVIGLRGSKQRRKQIARDKVCHVLIEYMDELNHCLVDENVDYDTMVLTCVNYCIQLESLDLLFGKLWDIVFESEDLKVSYLHALEAPLLDGSLQPRLPPLIAQQLVTLYDQEDRVDSLEAIIVLLNVDCLDIHQVTTVCRQRGLWEALIHLQTTALGDFTAPIHQLVPVLQNLLRESAVNLSRDCIKLGNAILVYTSCCLAGRGFHKDELPEGMPQKAKADTLRALLSQHSSLANDAERQYPYLRTLLQFDAKGFLDVIAIAFQEPEFISEMGLRHRQRLIDILLNIVMPNTPVSPKSMDYITIEQQFMVLMFVANELSESTITLEPSVLSRMIDLLCIDSHIELLKDYKTERESAVLALLHSKKLCNISDNTLLNLANRAGFVRVAELLYSAREDWVAVCKCMISESSRHHDVWPWLEHLSPASLEHVISVHISTLVTINANQFATIIATQQLQNKIDAILQKLNGDLNLEYKLLGALYQIAQYKEEDISLELTTDQLERYLMLMCELEPMRVVVHLHGPHGCRLDEALKIVQRWNCKDAEAVMLEKLGSYQEAFNLLLKEFENRLEMYRENKISESETVHAAGQLAGICRRSAGNVDWMPLVEAVFRSHTWNNKQNTDNLSGKLLRLILESLSGTSILSNILEQILRNPLATSGTIGDIRQLLAGVLTQSRYEQTLVETTARLVSLELHKALEKSLRDAGRAYGNISTICPVCRQPLSHCSDYVVMFSCGHGYHSTCLSETKSCYKCLNTKGWAPIATNIAHAAPEPPLRKKQLLPPEFLRHKDLTLRLAPPCSIPDLEGIF; translated from the exons ATGTTGGTAATTGGCACTAGCCATGGTTTGATATTGGGCTTTGACCTGTCACAAACGTTACGTTGGTGCGATCAGGAGGCGAGACATCAGGGTTCAGTCTCTGCTCTTTGCTTTAATTACGAGGGCAACAGAGTGCTAGCTGGTTTTGTCAGAGGACATGTATTAATGTTAGATAGCAGTAACGGAAAAGTTTTAAGGATTCTTACTGATGTACACCCACTTGACACTGCTGTATTACATGTTAAG TTTACAGATTCACCAAAAATAGCTTTATGTAGCGATAGTGGCGGCTCGGTGTTCGAATTGAATTTTACCAGAGTGATGGGTGTGAGAGGTTGTGATAGTAGATGCTTATTTAGCGGTTCTAAAGGAGAGGTATGCACTCTAGAACCATTGCTACTGAATCACCTGCCCTCGCATCCGTTGAAGAATTATACCTTGGTAGCGATGGCAACGTTATCAAAG GTCATTGTAGTTTGCATAAGGCCACGAATGCGTGTTGTACTAAGTCATCCTTTGACCGGTGCCCCGACGGCACCACCGCAAGTGTCTTGGCAGTTAGTTGTCATACAGGCAGCTGATGGATCTCGTGTGATCGATCCAGTATTGGCACTCGCAAGGGACAACGTGGTGCACTTTTATcag GTGTACACTGAGGTTGGTTCGCGGGTAAAATTATCTCCTCTGCAGAGGATAACGCTACCATACACGATAAGCAATTTGAGATGGCTAAATCCAAGGTCTCTTATAGTATTGGACAGTCAGGAGAAGCTACATTTGTTGGACGTGAGAGCACAGGATAATTTGGAGACGTTGGATATGAGTCGTGTTGCTATTTCTTATGCTTCTAGTCACTTTAAAGGATTGTCCACTGGCGGCAATGTCTCCAAG GCAATGGCATTGGCTGGTGAACGAGCGTGCTACAATACCGTCGTGGTTTTCGGTGCGCAGCTATTGTTATTAGGTATAAAGAGTTTACATACGATCTGCATAAGAACATGGACGGAAAGATTGCAACACTTGATCATGCAG AAACGGTTTCCTGAAGCGTTAGCACTCGGCCTTTCCTTTTATCAAGATAAAGGCAAAGCGGTTATCGGTCTCCGTGGTTCCAAGCAACGTCGCAAGCAAATAGCGCGCGACAAAGTCTGCCACGTACTGATCGAGTATATGGACGAATTGAATCACTGTCTCGTAGATGAGAATGTAGATTATGATACCATGGTACTAACTTGCGTCAATTACTGCATCCAACTAGAAAGTTTAGATCTACTTTTTGGAAAACTGTGGGACATAGTTTTCGAATCGGAAGACTTGAAAGTGAGTTACTTGCATGCCCTCGAGGCTCCTCTGTTGGATGGAAGTCTCCAACCGAGACTGCCGCCATTGATCGCCCAACAATTGGTTACTCTGTACGATCAAGAGGACAGAGTCGATTCGCTGGAGGCGATCATAGTTCTGCTCAACGTGGATTGTTTAGATATTCATCAA gTAACGACAGTTTGCCGTCAACGAGGACTTTGGGAAGCACTGATTCATCTCCAGACGACCGCATTGGGTGATTTCACGGCGCCAATTCATCAGTTGGTACCGGTACTCCAAAATTTATTACGCGAGTCAGCAGTTAATCTTTCACGAGACTGCATAAAACTCGGCAATGCCATTCTGGTTTATACCAGTTGTTGCCTCGCCGGTCGTGGATTTCACAAGGATGAACTTCCCGAGGGCATGCCGCAAAAAGCGAAAGCAGACACGCTAAGAGCTCTACTGTCCCAACATTCGAGCCTAGCGAATGACGCGGAAAGACAATATCCATATCTGAGAACGTTGCTGCAGTTCGACGCTAAGGGCTTTCTCGATGTTATAGCTATCGCCTTTCAGGAGCCGGaatttatttctgaaatggGCTTACGGCACCGACAAAGGCTCATAGATATTTTGTTGAACATTGTTATGCCGAATACACCAGTCAGCCCAAAGAGTATGGATTACATCACGATAGAGCAGCAATTTATGGTTCTTATGTTCGTGGCAAACGAGTTGTCTGAAAGTACTATTACGTTGGAGCCTAGTGTGTTGAGTAGAATGATAGACCTATTATGCATTGATTCGCATATAGAATTGTTGAAAGATTATAAGACTGAGAGAGAAAGTGCCGTGTTGGCGTTACTGCATTCTAAAAAGCTGTGCAATATTTCTGATAATACTTTACTAAATTTAGCGAATAGGGCAGGCTT CGTAAGAGTCGCCGAGTTATTGTACAGCGCACGAGAAGATTGGGTAGCGGTGTGTAAATGTATGATCTCAGAGTCGTCCAGGCATCATGATGTGTGGCCCTGGCTAGAGCATTTGTCACCTGCCTCGTTAGAACACGTTATATCCGTTCACATCTCGACTCTCGTGACGATCAACGCCAATCAGTTTGCTACGATCATTGCTACGCAACAACTGCAGAACAAAATTGATGCGATACTACAAAAGCTCAATGGTGATTTAAACTTGGAGTATAAGCTGCTAGGAGCATTGTATCAAATCGCGCAGTATAAAGAGGAGGACATTTCTCTGGAATTAACAACTGACCAGCTGGAGAGATATTTAATGTTGATGTGCGAATTGGAGCCGATGCGAGTGGTCGTTCATTTGCACGGGCCGCATGGCTGCAGATTGGACGAGGCACTGAAGATTGTTCAAAGGTGGAATTGTAAGGATGCGGAGGCAGTAATGTTAGAGAAGCTGGGCAGTTATCAAGAAGCGTTTAATCTTTTGCTGAAAGAATTTGAGAATCGGCTGGAGATGtatcgagaaaataaaatctcggAGAGCGAGACGGTGCATGCTGCTGGACAGCTCGCGGGGATATGTCGAAGATCAGCAGGAAATGTAGATTGGATGCCTCTTGTGGAAGCTGTATTTCGATCGCACACATGGAACAATAAACAAAATACGGACAACTTGAGTGGCAAATTGTTGAGATTAATTCTGGAATCTTTGAGCGGAACGTCAATCCTATCGAACATACTTGAGCAAATCCTACGAAATCCACTGGCGACAAGTGGCACGATAGGGGATATACGGCAATTGCTGGCTGGAGTTCTCACTCAATCACGATATGAACAAACTCTGGTCGAAACTACCGCACGATTAGTGAGCTTAGAACTTCATAAGGCTTTGGAAAAATCCTTAAG GGACGCTGGAAGAGCATATGGCAACATTTCCACGATCTGTCCCGTGTGCAGGCAACCGCTATCACACTGTTCCGACTACGTGGTGATGTTCAGCTGCGGTCACGGATATCACTCAACGTGTCTAAGTGAAACTAAATCATGTTACAAATGCTTGAACACGAAAGGATGGGCACCTATCGCTACTAATATCGCACATGCTGCTCCTGAACCACCACTG AGAAAGAAACAGCTTCTTCCGCCAGAATTCCTGCGTCACAAAGATCTCACGTTAAGACTGGCGCCGCCCTGTTCCATTCCCGACCTCGAGGGTATCTTTTAA